The following coding sequences are from one uncultured Cohaesibacter sp. window:
- a CDS encoding YbaK/EbsC family protein, whose amino-acid sequence MNEMQKPKGKQSSKDRVDAAAKALGLDVDILVMPESTRTAEDAAAACSCEVAQIVKSLIFERHDNQQLVLLLIAGHNRADLDLAAKVIGSSLDRADAKKVRAETGFAIGGVAPIGHLCEMAVYMDPDLLTFDVVWAAAGAPNAVFKVAPQQLFEATGAVLLEAAD is encoded by the coding sequence ATGAATGAAATGCAGAAGCCCAAGGGCAAGCAAAGCTCGAAAGACCGCGTTGATGCTGCGGCAAAGGCCCTCGGCCTCGATGTGGACATTCTGGTGATGCCGGAGTCCACCCGCACCGCAGAAGACGCCGCTGCGGCCTGCTCCTGCGAGGTTGCGCAGATCGTCAAGAGCCTGATCTTCGAGCGTCACGACAACCAGCAGCTCGTGCTCCTGCTGATCGCCGGGCACAACCGGGCCGACCTCGATCTCGCGGCAAAGGTCATCGGCTCGAGCCTTGACCGGGCTGATGCCAAAAAGGTGCGAGCGGAAACTGGCTTTGCCATTGGCGGGGTCGCCCCGATCGGACACCTATGCGAGATGGCGGTCTATATGGACCCAGACCTGTTGACCTTCGACGTCGTCTGGGCCGCGGCAGGCGCACCCAACGCAGTCTTCAAGGTGGCCCCACAACAGCTATTCGAAGCAACAGGAGCGGTGCTGCTCGAAGCTGCCGATTGA